Genomic segment of Leptospiraceae bacterium:
ATCCAAAAACTTCTACTGGTGCTTTGTTGTATTTTCATGTTGATAAATTCATCGAACATTACAAGAAAAAAAAATTCTACGAAAATCAATACCTCATCGAAGAGTGGACCCTCATAGAGGGCATCATTGAATACCCTGATGGAAGTAAAATTTCAACAGGCAAATGCATTTCAGAAACCATCATCAGAAACGAATTTGCCGAAGCCATGAGTCGATACTTAATACGCATAAACCAAAAAGAATATGAAGAACAAAAAAGTTCAGGATTGCTTTTATCAACAGGTGCCGGTTCCACCGGTTGGTTTTATAATTGTCTGCCTCACTCCATCCAACTTTATGAAGATGCCACTTTCCCAAAAAACGCAGAGTATTTTAAAATCATTGCACGAGAGCCAGGCTTCAATCGAACCCATAAATTCAAATATCTCTATTGCACTTTACATAAAGATGATGTATTAGAAATCATATCCGAAATGGATGGGGTGATTGTGGTAGATTCTCATCCGGAGTGTAGTTTCTCTTTTCCCCCTGGTTCAAAGGCAAAATTCTTTTTAAGTAAAGAAAAACTGAAAGTCATAAAACCCTATAAAAATCAAAATTTGTAATCAATTATTTATTTTCTTAAAACAAATGAATTATTAATTTCTAACTAATGCCAAAAGAAATTAGTCACATTTACTTTGCACAACAGATACTTGATATTCTACCTGAAGAAATTCAAGAAACCATTTCAAAACATAAAGAATTATATTTTTATGGCTCTGTTGCACCCGACATTTATTACTACTATCTGCCACTGAATAAAAGTTACCAAAAGCTTGCCAAAATGGATATAGGGAAAAAAATACATGATTCCTCAAACAATTTGCAGCCTATCCACCATTTACTGGATGATTTAAAAAACTACCCCTATGAATTAAAAAACAAAATTTTGTGTTTTGTGGCAGGATATTTAACTCACGTAGCCGCCGATATTGTTTTTCATCCTTATATTTACTCCATTACAGGGCACTATTTTCATAATGACTCAAAAATTCAAAATTTTGCTCAGAGAAATCATCGTTTATTCGAGACCTGCATGGATTTATTTATCTTAAAGAAAATTTATAAACAATCCATAAAAGAATTTTCCCTACACCAAAAACTTACGATTCCCAAGAAAGATAGTGTCATCCTAGATCATTTTGGTAAAGCAATCAAACAATCTTTTCTTGATAACATTTTTTCTGAATACCTAGTTGTAAAATTTACTCATTATTGTTATAAAATGCATATTTCATTAATAAAACTATTTCAAAAGAACTTTATTCCTAAGTTGCTATTTGGCATTCAGAAGGAACTATATAAACATTCCACATTCGTTTTGTTTTATTATGATTTCGATTTTTGTAATCACTTTGATTACGAAAATTTTGATCCAGCTCCCCATCCTGTTACTAACGAAACCATAACAGGAAATTTTTACACTTTCACTGAAAACATCAAGAAAATTGGATATCAATTTATTACTTCCATTTTTGAAGCCATTTATGAAAGACCTTATCTACCCCAAGAATGGGAAAAGTTAATTCCACATTATTCTTTAAACACTGGATTAGTAGGAATACATATCGATGAAATGAAACACTTTCATATTCATCATGGATTTCAAGTCTAATCCCACTTGATGCTTTCAAGAGAAGCCTGAGCGTCTTTTTTTATACCTGTTGGGAAAGAAGACTGTATTACCTTCATAAGAGGAACAAAAGAACGTTTATCACCTAAGGCTCCTAGGGATTGTATCACAGCAGATACCAGACGAATATTATCAGCTTGCGGTCCTCTTTGGAGCTCAATATTCAAAGCATCAACTAACTCAATTGAAGCCATACTTGTATTTTTCCAAAATCTTCCTAAGCTCCTTGCAGCTTCGATTCGAACATCTTCATGTTCATTTACGTCTTTCAGTCTTCTTCCCAAAACAGGAATCACGTTTTCAGTACCTTTTTCATAAATAGCAAATACCCCTAAGGCACGACAAATATTAATCCTCAAAACATGGTGATGTGGTTCATTCGGATTGGGAGTCAAAGCACCAATCAAGGGGTTATACATTTTCTCAGGGGGAAAGTTGGGATTTTGTGCATAAATCTGCTGAACTATCACCGCCAAACGATCCACTGCTGCTTGCTTATCTTCGATACGTATTCCCGGGTCTGAAAGTAGTTTGTTGATTTCTTCTATCCCTTTTTCATTTGGCGGAATGCGATTGAAAATGGGTATAGTCTCTTGACCAAACAAAGGAGCCATAAAAAAAATCAAAAAAACAAAATAAAGCTTTTTCATAATTACTTCCTCTCTTTGGTATTAACATATCGTATGTATTCATTTATGACTTCTACTAGGTCATGAAATTGATCGGTTTTTCGGATTCGGATTTCTTTTACCGTTCCTGTTTCTATCATTTCTCTCAATGTTCGTTTGATATTGAAGATTGGTCCTGCCATACTATGAGAATAAAATAAACTAAAAATTACAATGATCAACAAATTCAAAACGCTTGTAAACAAGATTGGTTTCCAATAGAGTTGAAAGGCATTATAAGGTTTTCCTGGTTTGGGAATTTGAATAATTTCCCCATTCTCTTGAACACATTGAATCGAGTTTTGTATATCCATACTAAAGAGTAAACCACCTTCTCTCGTTAACAAAATGAAAGGATTTTCCCTTAATAGCCAAAGAACGATTAATGTACCCAATAAAACAAGCACAATCAATACAGCAAATCGAATCATGAAATCATTCTGAAATTTCTTATCAATATAATAACGCCACCGAATAGCTTTTTCTTTATTTTCCATAACTGCTCCTTGTTATATTCTTATCGATTTTGAGGAAACAATAATAAATCAATCATAAAATAAAAGAAGTCCTCTTCTGAAGCCTTTTGTTTCTGGAAAAACCTTCTTTTCAACAGACTGATTTTCCCATTGGATTTTCCAAATTTGTAATTGATTTGTATTATCTATGAAATAAAGATTATCGTTTCTATAGAAAAGACTATTAACTTTGAATTTAGGTAGTTTACCACTCCAAATAGCCTTCCTTTCAAAATGATAAATCTCAACCTGTTCTGTATCTTTGAGAATCGAAACAATTGTGTTATCAAAAAATAAATATTCACGATTTTCTAACTTTGGAATTTTTTCGTCGATGGAAAAATCTCTTAATAAATATATCGATTTATTCGTTTCTATTAAGAAATAATCATGAAATCTAAACGTATTCAAAAACATTTCCCCATTGGATGTTTCATATAGTAATTCCTTTTCTTTTTCGAAAATCTTGTTTTTGTCTTTATTTTCTACGAGTTGTTTATAAACTTGATTTTCTTTTTTTAGTATTAAATGACCTTTATGGTATAACATCGGTTCAGCATCAACAGTATAGTAATTGTCTTTGTAAAAAATATAAAATTCCTTATCGCAGTCTTTATTTGATAGAACTATCATCAAAGGCTGATATTTTATAACCTTGCACACTTTATATGAAAATTCCCATTTTTTTACTTCTTTGCCAGTTGGAATTTCTAAAGCAACTATGCTTCTATCACTCACCACCCAAAGATAATAATCTATGGCAACTTCTTTGATATTTTCATTAAAAGTAAGTTTATAAATTATTTTTTCTGAGTGACGTTGAATATAAGCGATGGTTCTTTCAGTATAAAAAAAGAGACCTTCATTCGTCGAAAGTAATTTCATCTCTGGCATTTCTTTCGAATAAAAAACCTCATACGGTACCTGGTTTTGCGTTGAATTTTCGTAGAGTTTCTTCACTCTTTCATAAAACTCGGAATCAGGATAATCTCTTAAAAACTGTAAGCTTAAGCTTTGGACTTCTTTTGTTTTTTTTGTAGCTTCATAAATCCTCAAAAGTCCCCAGTAATAAATATCTCTTTTTTTGAGTTCTATTGCTTTTTTTAAAAGTCTCTCGGCTTCGATATAATTTTGCTGTTTGTATTCTAAATACGAAAGGTAATAGTATGCTTCACTAAATTTAGGATAATACTTTATTATAGATTGTAGTTCTTTTTTGGAAATATCATATTCATTTTGATTCAAAGAAATCAATGCAGAATTTAATTTCGCCATGACCACTTCATACGAATCTTCACGTGAGATATCTTCAAAATATTTCTTAGCAGCAACATCTCCAAGAGAATGATACAAAGCTACCCCTTTTGCTACTTTTGCAGGAAAAAAGTCAGGCTTATAGAGTAACGAGTCTTCAAAAAAAACCAAAGCTTCTGAATATTTTTTTTGGTGAAGCTTGATAATCCCTAATTTGTAATAAGAAAAATAAGCATCTTCGTATTTTTTGATGATTTCACGAAATCCCTTTTCTGCCTCATCGAAACGCTTTAGTTCAATCAATCTTGTATAGAGAGCTTCTTGGATTTCAACTTCATCTGGTTGGTTTTTTTGAGCTTCAGTCAATAGTTTGAAACCTTGAACCTCATTACCTGTTTGAAATTCAATCTCCGCCAAACGAACTAAAATCATGGGCTTTTTCCATTTTTGATACACTTGCTGATAGAGTTCTTTTGCCTTTGTGTATTCTTCTTTTGTATAAAGTTCCTCAGCTTTTTGTAGTATGGGAACTAGGTTTTTGTATTTTTGATTTTCTTGGATGATTTTTTTGCTTGTAGTATAAAGAGGATTTTCTGGATCGAGTTCCATAGACTTTTGGATATATTCTAATGCTTTCTCAAAATTTTTTCTTTGATTTTCTTCATAAGCCATGTGGTAGTATACTAAAGCTAGGTTCAAGTTTGGGATTTGATTTTGAGGGTTTTGTTTTTTTAATGCCATATTCCATTGAATGGCTTGATCGTATTGTTTTTCTTTAATCAAAAGTTCATTGTATAATGAAGCAAATTCCGTTTGATTCGAGGCAATTTTTTTGATAGTTTCTTTGAATTGTTGGTATTTTTGTTGATTGGTTTTTCGATAATAATCCGAAAGGGCACGATGAACCGCTAAAGAAGTTTTTTCTTCTTCAAGGGCTTGAAGATAATATTTTTCTGCTAATTTATTATCATTCAACTGAAAGTAATAATCCCCATAAGCTAATGACACTCCATAAAAAGGGAAAGTCTTATGTGCTAAATCAAGGGAACTTTTAGCTTTCTTGAAATCATTCTTTTTTAAGAACTCATAAGCATTTTGGATTTGTTGTAAGGCTAAAAACTTTTTCTCCTCTTTTTTTTCTTCAGCTGTAAGGTTGGAATGTTTTAGAAATTGTTCTAAATGGTATTTTGCTTTGGGAAAATCCTTGTTCTCTAAGTATAAAAGATAAAGTTTTTTGTGGAGTTCTTTTGAATGAGGATCTTTTTGTAATAACTTGATGAATTGAGAAATGGCTTTTCGATACTCCCCGCGTTTCTCATAGTAAAGTCCTAATAAGATTTGTAAATTAATATCATTGGGAAATCGAGATAGCCCTTCTTCCAAACAACTTTTGGTTTGTATCAACTGATACATTTCTAAAAATGTTTTACATAAAAGAGAATATCCTTCTGGATTTTTCTGGATTTCCAATGCCCTTTGGAATTGTGCAACTGAGTCAGGATATCTTTTTTGTTCATAATATAAAATACCTAGCTGCGTATAACCAATCGTTTCTTTTGGAAATTTCTCGATGATCTGCTTATAATTACGTTCAGCTACACTCCATTGTTTTTGAAGGAAAGCACGATTCCCTTCTTCTAACAACTGAGAGAGTTCTAACTGAGCTTTCCCCCTTTGATAATATTCTGATTTAGGTTCAATAGCTTCTAATTGTTGATAAAATTTTGAAGAATTTTGAAAATCCTTTTTCTCGTAGTAAATATCCGCAAGCAATAACAATACATTTTTTCTATAAACAAAATCTTCTCTATTGAGCTCCTCTAATAATGGAATTGCCTTTTCATAATTTCCCGTTTCTTTGTAAAGTAATCCTAATCGATAAACATAAACATCTTCTTTGGGATAGAGTTTTACTAATCTTTCAAAACGTTCAATTGCAGAAGATACATCATTCAACGAGGAAAAAACCAGACCCAACGTCAGAAGGAGTTGTTCATGATTGGGATTTAAAACTTCTGCTTTTTTTAATGAATCTAAAGCAGATTCTAATTCATTCAATCGATAATACGAAATTCCCATTAAGTAGTAGCCATCAAATGTTGTATGGATTTTTAGGGACTCTTGAGATAATTGTATGGCTTTTAGATAATTTTGGTTTTGATATTCCAAATTAGCTTGGTTCAAAAGTCTTTTTGCTTCTATTAGCTTTTTTTCTTGTTCATTTACAAGTTGAGTAACTTCTTTTTTAGGTGGTGCTTGACACGAGAAAAGAAGAGTTGAAGCAATGATAAAAAAAAATATATACTTCACTATAACCTCCTATGGCTTAGGTTGAATATCCCATTGGCGTTTTTGATTAAAATCCCATCGTTTAGAAGTAAAGTAAAACCATCGACTCAGTAAATTCATAGACTTTTGATTGGAAATAGAAAGCTTTTTGATAACCAACTCAGAGTTTGACTGGTTTTCTAAACCTACCATTACATATTTAGAAAGAATCTTTTTCTCGTAGAGAGTTTTAGTATTAACAAAAATAGAAAGTTCCTGACTTTTCGTGTCGTAGTCAAAATAAAGATAAAAACCTTCCTTTGGGTAGGTAATCTGATAGTTATAAATATGCTTAAGATTAAGCAGTTCATTTCCATCATATACAAGTAAATAATTATGAGACTTATGGACAAGAACTTGGAATTTTTCAAAATACAAAATTATTTGAAATTCCTCACCATCCAAAATCATTTCTAAAGCAAGATCATCACAAATGAAATGAGAAGAAAATATTTTCTTTTGGGGAGCTATCAACAGCCCATGTTTGCTTATAACTGACTTTATTTTTTCTTGCTTTTGATTTGATTCTTCAAACCAAAGAAAAGAATCCTCTTCCCTAAAAGCATTTGGACGAAACTCTACATAGTAATCCTTCGGGTAAAAAAGATAATAACGGCTATTTCGTGAAAGATAGATTTCTCTTTCTAAATCATATACTTTGTTTTTGTCTTCGAGAGTAAAACGCAATACATAATTTCCCACTGGAATTTCAGAAAGATAAACAGAACTACCATAAGATTCACCATTGACGAAAATTTGAAACCTCGTATCATTCGATGACAAATTCAAAACATTTGATGCCAACATATCATCAGTTCGCAACAAAATGCGATGATGCTGATCTTCTTCGACAATGAAAGGGATTTTTTGTGGAATGTTTTTGTGTTCATAGTACATCAATTCATATTCGCCTTGGGGTAGTTCTAGTTCGATTGGGGTAATGCCACGATAAATTAAGTGCTCCTGCTGATAAATCCATGCCTCGTTTTTATAAGAACTGTAAATCGATATTTTTCCTAAACCGAAATCTTTAAATTTATTTAAAAATTCCTGAACATTTTGTTCATCACTCGTAAACATACGAAAACTTATGGGAAATAGAATTTTACTTCGCTTCGGATCTACTAAAACATGGTTTTTTGATACTTCTTTTTGGATTTTAACCATCAATCCTGAGAAATCATAGCGTTTCTTTTCGTTTTGGATCAAAAATCGGATTTCGAAAAAAAAATTGTCGTTGTCTTGTTCTTGATTCTTTTCTTTCACGAAAATCCGAAGATGATGAGTAGCATCTTGTTCTGTTGTTTGAAATACAATGTTTGGATATTGCTTTTCTATGGCACGAAAAATATAATCTAAAAATGTATTTATGGCTTCACGACTTTGTGGGTCGATATTTTCTGAGTATTTCATACTCTTAATGCCAATAATAAATTTCGATGGAAAAGATTTTTTAATACTTTCTTTCTGATCTAAGTTGATTACTCGTTTTTGAATTTTTTGTTCATCTTGGATGGAAATAAATCGTGAGACTTCCCTTGGAATTTCCGTTTCTTGCAAATTGGCACAACCAAAAAGAAACAAAAAAAAAAGAGAGGTTAACTTTTTATTCTTCATTTAAAACAATATTTAATTTTTTTTAGATTTGTCAATATGTGTTTTTCTTTACTTTTCGATTTGCTTGAACCAGTTATTGAATTCTTTGTGATATTGCACTAATCGTTTTAAGAAACCACGACGTTCTTCTATCAAAAGGGCTCTGGCTTCTGAAATAATATCGGCTATGCTTTCACGATGGAATGCAAGATGACTCAAAAACAAAAAACGAATTTCCCCATTTAGTTGACTTAGGTCTAATCGAGATAAACCCCTCCAGAATTCCTCTAAACGAGTAAATGACAGTTCCAAGTCAGAAGGAAACGTGCTGTTAATTAATGCCACTTTGTCTGTGATTTCTCTTAATATTGAGAAAAAGTTTTCTACTTCATCTTTGGTGATTTTGGTTAAATCCTTTTTTTCATCAAAGAATGCTTTTAAAAAATTTTTTCTTTCTTCTGAAAGGTCCTGTTTTGCATATGCCGCTTGTAAAGTATCAACAACTGTCATTTTATCAGAACCTCTTTTCGCCATAGCCCGACTCCATTCGATTTCTCATCGAAACAAAAAAAATATTGACCATAATTTTTTGATAATGTATTGTGTAAATATTTTTATAAGTTTATCGAAACTTTTTCGAAAAAATTCAATTACCCAGTTTGAATTTGAGATTGTGAAATTTCGATAATCACTCAAGCTTCCGACTAAAAGAAAATAAGCAACACTTGATATTATCAAAAAATCATAATTAAAAACTTGACTGATTGAAAAATAAGTTTACGAAAACAATATGACGAAAGAGAACAGTTTTTGCAGACCTTTCAAAATTGCTGTGTCGAATATAAGTCTAATAGGATAATCATATGGAACGGAGCTGGAAAGATTATTACAAAGACTTAGTAAAAAATGGAAGGAGCTAGTGTTCATTAGCTTCCTGTTGCTGTTTCCTTTGAAAAAGAAAAAGTCAAATATCTAAAACATATCATAAAAACAAGAGGCGAATTTGAATTTATCCTTTCTTTAGAAAAACATCTAAACGAAAAGATGCATTTTTTCAGCAGTTTGATTGGTGTTTTTTTCCAAGATTGATGAAAGTTTGAAATCTACCTACCCTACTTTGATTCTAAAAGCAATAATATAGCGAAATTCATTCCTGATTTTATCTTTTGGTTAGTAAAAGGTGAGCATTATTACTTGTTGTTTGTGGATCCAAAGGGAACTGAGCATACAGACGCCATGAGAAAAATTGATGGCTACGTGAGTTTATTTTTCAACAATGGTAAAACCAAAACAGTTTCTTACAAACATCAAAATAAAAACTCCCCTGAAGAATACATAGAATGCAAAGTGATGGTTCTTTTGAGGATGTTTACTGAAAAGGCAAGGTACCCAAAGAGTATAAAATTTATCTGAATTGAAAGATATTCTATCCGTTGCAGAACCAAGTCTTTTTCGAGTCTTACATGAAATCAAATTTGAAGACTTGTTCGTTGATGAAGTGAGTTTCTTGTTTTCGACGTTTCAAAGATTTTTCAAAATTTGGGTTTTCGATATAAAAATAGAATCATTTTAAAAAAAGCCTAATAATTATAAAGATGCACAAGAAAATCACTTTCGATCATAAAATACAAAAACTTATTCATTACTTCACATCAAACTCAATTTCATAATTTTCGGAAAAAACATTGACATAAAAAAGATAGAAAAAAATACAAAGAATGAATGAAAGTGAAGCTGTATGGTGTTCGAGGTTCGATCCCCACCCCTCTCTCTACGAAAGAATACCGAATGAAAATAAAAGAAATCCTAAAACGAGCCATCCGACAATCCATAAAAGAAGATCAAATCGATGCGTTCATAAAAGGACTCCCACTCAATCTTTCTTATGTAATTGGAGGAAATACTACGTGTGTGCGTGTTCAAACAAAAGAAAAGTTTTATATCATCGATGCAGGCACTGGTCTTCGAGTATTAGGGGAAGAAATCATAACCATGCAAAAAGAGACGTCTCGATCTCATGATTCAAACCGGCTATCACAAACTATACCCAAAGAACTCCACATTTTTTTGACTCATACACATTGGGATCACATACAAGGTCTGCCATTTTTCAAGCCATTGTATTTACCAGATTATACTTTACACTTTTACTCACCTTTTCCGGATATCCAAGAACGATTGGAATACCAGACAGAACAAAGATTTTTTCCAGCTCCAATTACAAAAACAGCTAGTAAAAAATTTTATCATTACATACCACCCAAAAGCATTTTTACATTAGAAAAAGAAATAGAAATCACCACATTCCCTTTAAAACATCCTGGGGGTTGCTTTTCCTATAAGTTTATAAATAAAGTCACCGGAAAAACTTTTATCTTTGCAACAGATGTGGAATTTACAGGAGAGGACTTTATCGAAAGATCAGAATTTTTGGAATATTTTGGAGGTGCAGATGTTTTGGTATTAGACGCCCAATATACTCTGGATGAATCTTTCATGAAAATTGATTGGGGACACACAAGCAATACTATGGCAGTGAACTGTGCTACCCAATGGAAAGTGAAAAATCTGTTTTTAACCCACCACGAACCTACGTATAAAGATAGTATGATCTACGAAAACTACAAGCACGCGATTGAACATCGAGAGAAATTGAATGCCTCAAAGCCGAATATTTACCTTGCCATTGAAGGGTTAGAAATCGTTCTGTGAACTTTCTACACAAAAAATATTTTCTTTTGAATGGTCTCATGCTGGTTTTTGTTTTCGGAACTTTTTTGACGTTATTGGAGTTTGAACTTTTTTTACACAAAAAAAACTACGAATTCTTGATTCATCGATCTATGAATACTTCAAATCGTGTTTTTGCAAAAATTGAAACCATACAAAACAAATCTTTCTTTGGATACGAACATT
This window contains:
- a CDS encoding NAD+ kinase: MSKTFLVSLKRTKWERDLLKYGSVKELKRIYRLQNQIFQRVYSSHVRQKKSQEKLMKTFNHDATFIYREELSIPFVKNFSFLISFGGDNHFIYTARFASQPIIGINSDPKTSTGALLYFHVDKFIEHYKKKKFYENQYLIEEWTLIEGIIEYPDGSKISTGKCISETIIRNEFAEAMSRYLIRINQKEYEEQKSSGLLLSTGAGSTGWFYNCLPHSIQLYEDATFPKNAEYFKIIAREPGFNRTHKFKYLYCTLHKDDVLEIISEMDGVIVVDSHPECSFSFPPGSKAKFFLSKEKLKVIKPYKNQNL
- a CDS encoding zinc dependent phospholipase C family protein, with amino-acid sequence MPKEISHIYFAQQILDILPEEIQETISKHKELYFYGSVAPDIYYYYLPLNKSYQKLAKMDIGKKIHDSSNNLQPIHHLLDDLKNYPYELKNKILCFVAGYLTHVAADIVFHPYIYSITGHYFHNDSKIQNFAQRNHRLFETCMDLFILKKIYKQSIKEFSLHQKLTIPKKDSVILDHFGKAIKQSFLDNIFSEYLVVKFTHYCYKMHISLIKLFQKNFIPKLLFGIQKELYKHSTFVLFYYDFDFCNHFDYENFDPAPHPVTNETITGNFYTFTENIKKIGYQFITSIFEAIYERPYLPQEWEKLIPHYSLNTGLVGIHIDEMKHFHIHHGFQV
- a CDS encoding HEAT repeat domain-containing protein, giving the protein MKKLYFVFLIFFMAPLFGQETIPIFNRIPPNEKGIEEINKLLSDPGIRIEDKQAAVDRLAVIVQQIYAQNPNFPPEKMYNPLIGALTPNPNEPHHHVLRINICRALGVFAIYEKGTENVIPVLGRRLKDVNEHEDVRIEAARSLGRFWKNTSMASIELVDALNIELQRGPQADNIRLVSAVIQSLGALGDKRSFVPLMKVIQSSFPTGIKKDAQASLESIKWD
- a CDS encoding tetratricopeptide repeat protein, with the protein product MKYIFFFIIASTLLFSCQAPPKKEVTQLVNEQEKKLIEAKRLLNQANLEYQNQNYLKAIQLSQESLKIHTTFDGYYLMGISYYRLNELESALDSLKKAEVLNPNHEQLLLTLGLVFSSLNDVSSAIERFERLVKLYPKEDVYVYRLGLLYKETGNYEKAIPLLEELNREDFVYRKNVLLLLADIYYEKKDFQNSSKFYQQLEAIEPKSEYYQRGKAQLELSQLLEEGNRAFLQKQWSVAERNYKQIIEKFPKETIGYTQLGILYYEQKRYPDSVAQFQRALEIQKNPEGYSLLCKTFLEMYQLIQTKSCLEEGLSRFPNDINLQILLGLYYEKRGEYRKAISQFIKLLQKDPHSKELHKKLYLLYLENKDFPKAKYHLEQFLKHSNLTAEEKKEEKKFLALQQIQNAYEFLKKNDFKKAKSSLDLAHKTFPFYGVSLAYGDYYFQLNDNKLAEKYYLQALEEEKTSLAVHRALSDYYRKTNQQKYQQFKETIKKIASNQTEFASLYNELLIKEKQYDQAIQWNMALKKQNPQNQIPNLNLALVYYHMAYEENQRKNFEKALEYIQKSMELDPENPLYTTSKKIIQENQKYKNLVPILQKAEELYTKEEYTKAKELYQQVYQKWKKPMILVRLAEIEFQTGNEVQGFKLLTEAQKNQPDEVEIQEALYTRLIELKRFDEAEKGFREIIKKYEDAYFSYYKLGIIKLHQKKYSEALVFFEDSLLYKPDFFPAKVAKGVALYHSLGDVAAKKYFEDISREDSYEVVMAKLNSALISLNQNEYDISKKELQSIIKYYPKFSEAYYYLSYLEYKQQNYIEAERLLKKAIELKKRDIYYWGLLRIYEATKKTKEVQSLSLQFLRDYPDSEFYERVKKLYENSTQNQVPYEVFYSKEMPEMKLLSTNEGLFFYTERTIAYIQRHSEKIIYKLTFNENIKEVAIDYYLWVVSDRSIVALEIPTGKEVKKWEFSYKVCKVIKYQPLMIVLSNKDCDKEFYIFYKDNYYTVDAEPMLYHKGHLILKKENQVYKQLVENKDKNKIFEKEKELLYETSNGEMFLNTFRFHDYFLIETNKSIYLLRDFSIDEKIPKLENREYLFFDNTIVSILKDTEQVEIYHFERKAIWSGKLPKFKVNSLFYRNDNLYFIDNTNQLQIWKIQWENQSVEKKVFPETKGFRRGLLLFYD
- a CDS encoding MBL fold metallo-hydrolase, with product MKVKLYGVRGSIPTPLSTKEYRMKIKEILKRAIRQSIKEDQIDAFIKGLPLNLSYVIGGNTTCVRVQTKEKFYIIDAGTGLRVLGEEIITMQKETSRSHDSNRLSQTIPKELHIFLTHTHWDHIQGLPFFKPLYLPDYTLHFYSPFPDIQERLEYQTEQRFFPAPITKTASKKFYHYIPPKSIFTLEKEIEITTFPLKHPGGCFSYKFINKVTGKTFIFATDVEFTGEDFIERSEFLEYFGGADVLVLDAQYTLDESFMKIDWGHTSNTMAVNCATQWKVKNLFLTHHEPTYKDSMIYENYKHAIEHREKLNASKPNIYLAIEGLEIVL